CCAATACATCTTACGACAGGTGGTGGGAAGGCCGTCGTTTGTTAGGGGCGCTAACCAATGTGAGCCGCAACCTGGCCATAAAGATCAAATCGCTAAAGCTAAGGCCAGAACATAATGAGTTTTTTGATTATGCCATTCCCAAATACGCTTTTGCGTTAAAGGAGCATTTAAGGGAAAAACAGTATTTTGGAAAGAACAGCTTGCTGATCGAAGTAGATGCCGGAAAGCATATTCCTAATCAGGTGGCAACCAGTATTTCATCAAGGGTTTTTGAGCTGCAGGCTAGCGGGGAGATCAGCCAGGAACAGCTGCTTATACTTAATGCAGATGTTCAGCAATTCACTGATATTTGTGGTGGCTGTGAGCGTATTAAAAGAACGCCAATTCCTTATTCTTATAGCGCATTCATTAAAAAATTTATATTTATATATGTCATCACGCTCCCTTTTGGCTGGGTGTTTAGTCTCGGGTATTTTGTGGTTCCTATTGTTCCCTTTATCCTGTACGTACTGGCGAGTTTGGAGCTGATTGCAGAAGAAATTGAGAATCCTTTTGGAGAAGACGCCAACGATTTGCCGGTAGATGAGATTTGCAATAATATTGAAAAGCATGTAGGGGAGATACTGAAATAAGATGGTGAAAATTGCATGGCATCCGCTGTATGCACATCCATTGCCAGAGGGGCACCGTTTTCCGATGGTAAAGTATGAATTGATTCCGGAGCAGTTGCTTCATGAAGGAGTGATTACAGCAGCCAATTTATTCTCGCCCGAAGCCCTTGATGAAGAAATTGTACTGTTAACCCATCAACAGGCTTACTGGCAGCAATTGAAGGAGCTTAGTTTGCCGGTAAGGGAACAGCGCAGAATAGGCTTCCCCTTAACAGGACAATTGGTAGAAAGGGAACTCAGGATCGCGAAAGGGACAGTTCAGGGCGCATTGTTTGCGCAGCAGGTTGGGATTGCATTTAATGTAGCTGGAGGTACACATCATGCTGGAAGTAACTGGGGTGAAGGGTTCTGTCTATTGAACGATCAGGCCATCGCAGCAAACTATTTGTTAAAAACAGGGCTGGCAAAGCGTATCCTTATCATCGATCTGGATGTGCACCAGGGAAATGGTACAGCTGAGATTTTTTACGATAAACCCGAAGTGTTTACTTTTTCTATGCATGGCGATAAGAATTTTCCCTTTAGAAAGGAAACCTCCGATCTTGATATAGCACTAGAGGATGGGACTGCGAACGAAGTGTTTCTGGAAAAATTAAAGGCAATACTTCCCGTACTTTTAGCCCATCAACCCGATTTTGTTTTTTACCTTTCGGGTGTGGATGTGCTGGAGACTGATAAATTGGGTAAACTGGCTTTGACTAAGGCCGGATGCAGGGAAAGAGATAGGATAGTGCTGCAGTTTTGCAAAGACAACCGTTTGCCGGTTCAGGTCAGCATGGGCGGAGGGTATTCTCCAGCCATAAAAGATATTGTTGATGCACATTGCAGCACATTTAAAATTGGTTTAGATATTTTTGAATAATTATGAAGATTGTTATTGCAGAGAAACCTTCGGTAGGGCGTGAGTTGGCAAAGGTTTTTGGTGCTACAACTAAAAAAGATGGGTATATTGAGGGAAAAGGCTATTCTTTTACCTGGGCGTTCGGGCATTTGTTACAGCTGGCCCCACCGCAGGAATATGGATTTATTGGCTGGAGAAGGCAGCATCTGCCCATGCTTCCTAAGAAGTTTAAGCTGGCCATACGGAAAATAAAGACCAAAGATGGGATGGTGGAAGATCCAGGGGTGAGGAAACAACTGGATATCATTAAAAAGCTCTTTGATGAGGCTACCGAAATCATTGTTGCAACCGATGCCGGGCGTGAGGGAGAGCTTATTTTTCGGTACATCTATTACTTTTTAAAATGTAAAAAGCCTTTTAAAAGATTGTGGATATCCTCTCAAACAGATGAAGCTATAAAAGAAGGCTTCAGAAATCTGAAACCGGGAACAGATTACGATACCCTGTTCAATTCGGCACATTGCCGTTCTGAGTCGGATTGGCTGGTGGGGATGAACGCTACCCAGGCACTGAGCATCTCGGCTGGTAACCGCTCGGTTTTATCGTTGGGTAGGGTGCAGACGCCTACATTGGCCATGATCTGCTCTCGCTACCTGGAGATTAAAAATTTTGTGCCCCAAACCTATTACCAGCTAGCCATACAGCTGGATAAGGATGGGCAACTTTTCAGAGCAATGTCTGTCAGCAATTTTGATAAAAAAGAGGAAGCAGAAGAACTGCTGGCTAAAATTGAGGATGTGGCCTCGGGATTTAACAATGGGGGTAAAATCTTAAATGTAGAAGCTAAACCGCGTAAAGAACCGCCTCCGCTGCTACACGATCTGAGCAGCCTGCAGCAGGAAGCCAATAAACGTAAGGGCTTTACAGCCGATCAGACCTTGAGTTTGCTGCAGGGGCTATACGAAAGCAAGCTGGTTACCTATCCGCGTACCGGCAGCCGCTACATTGGTGATGATATCTTTGCAGGTGTGCCTAACCTGATAGAGAAAGCTAAAGCGCATCCTGATTTTAGCCGGCAGGCAGAGTTTCTGCTGACTGTTCCTTTGAACAAGAGGAGTGTCAATGCAAAAAAAGTGACCGATCACCATGCTATTCTGCCTACAGGCGAATCTCCTTACCAATTAAGTGGTGATAAACAGGCCATTTATGATATGATAGTAGGACGAATGCTCGAAGCATTTCACCAGGAATGTGTGAAAGAGATCACCAAAATATCTGTAGAATCAGGCTCCCTGTTTGTGGCAAACGGAACCGTGATCCGCTCTGCGGGATGGCGTTCGGTATTCAATGAGGCCGATGAAGAAAAGAAAGATGAAGACAATCCGGCGCTGCCCAAAGTAAAAAAAGGAGAGGAACTGCCCGTTACCAATAAGGCCCTGCTGGAAAAACAAACCAAACCTAAGGCCATGTATAACGAAGCTTCTCTATTGAAGGCATTGGAGACCTCGGGTAAGGACATTGAGGATGAAGAGTTGAGATACGCCATGAAAGACAGCGGACTGGGTACACCTGCAACCAGGGCGGCAATTATAGAAACACTGATCAACAGGGAGTATGTGAGCCGGGAAAAACGGAACCTGGTGCCTACAGCAAAAGGTTTGGCGGTATATGATGTGGTTAAAGACCAGAAAATTGCCCAGGCTGAATTAACTGGGCAATGGGAGAAACGCCTAGAAGAGATCCGTTCGGGAGCTTCGGTTGTTGATTTTAAAGCTGAGATTGCCGATTATACAAAACTGATCACCAATGAGCTTTTGCTTGCAGGCAACACCCTGGCCCAGAAACTGGCCGAACCAAAAGAAGAAAGTAAATGAGGAAAGCTATGTATTCCATATTAATTGTTATTGTTGTATTGGCTTTGCTGACCGTATGGGTATTGAGCTGGCCCGTATTTGGGACTGCCCCTAAAGGCGAACGTTTGGCGCGTCTTTCAAAATTGGCTAATTTTAAAGATGGTACACTTTCAAACCTATCGCCAACTCCAATGAAGCCCGATAGTATAAGTTATTGGGATATGATTGTGGGGATGATCAAGGGAAATGAAAATAGTGCACCTAAAAAGACGCTGCCCCATGTGAGGCCCGACTTTTCTGAAACGGATAAAACCAGGATTACCTGGTTTGGGCACTCTTCTTACCTGATACAGGTGGATGGCGTTAAAATCCTGGTAGATCCTGTTTTTAGCAAGCGTCCGTCGCCTTTTTCTTATATCGGTACGGGAAGTTATATGGGGACTGACTTCGTTAAATGTGAAGATTTTCCTGAACTCGATATTGTGCTGATTACGCACGATCATTATGATCACCTGGACTATCAAAGTATCCTGAAGCTCAAAAGCAAGACCCGGCTTTTTATTACCTCGCTTGGCGCGGGTGCGCATCTGGAATATTGGGGTGTGCCTTCAAAACAGATCGTTGAACTGACATGGGGGGAAGAAACGATTGCTAAAGGGCTGAAATTTACAGCTGCTCCAGCACGCCATTTTACCGGCAGGGGCTTTAAAAGGAATCAGAGTTTATGGTCTGCCTTTATTTTACAGGCTTCTAAACATAAGCTGTACCTTGGTGGGGATTCGGGCTATGACACTCATTTTAAAAAAACAGGGAAGCAGCATGGACCTTTTGATCTTGCCATTCTGGAGTGTGGACAGTACAATGCCTACTGGCCGCTGATACATATGTTTCCTGAACAAACTGTACATGCCGCCAAGGATTTAAATGCAAAAGTGTTGCTGCCGGTTCACTGGGCTAAGTTTACGCTGGCCATGCATGCCTGGAACGAACCAGCCATCCGTGTAACCAGGAAAGCCCGTACAGAAAACCTGAAAATCACAACGCCATTATTGGGAGAACAGGTTATATTAGATGAAAGTTATCCGTCGAAAGAATGGTGGCTGGATTAGTGTTTTTTGGTAAACAAAATTCTGCAAACAATGTTGTTCAGGTAGTAGCTTTTCAAACCGGTTTTAATAGGATCATTATGGCAGTAAAGACAGATTTTATAGAAATATTTCAAACCATAAGGGCGGTGCTCCAGCCTTATGCTACCTTGGGGTTCAGCAACAGGATCAATAGTGAAGTAACCTATGACCTGTGGAGTGACAAGAATGTGGAAATTGAAGGGCAAAAAAGAAATGAAATATACTTTGCCGGCCTGATGATCAAAAAAAGCCATGTCGGTTTTTATTACATGCCGGTATATGCAGAACCCGAGATGAAAAAGATTTTTGACCCCTCACTGTTAAAGTTATTAAAAGGGAAATCCTGCTTTCACCTCAAAAAACTGGATGACGAACTTCTGGGACATATCGAAAGTGCTTTGGCTGAAGGCTATAGGTTATATAAGGAAAAGGGTTGGGTGTAGAATTGAATTGGCAGGGCAGTGTCTTACTGGCCTTGAAGGATAAGGGGATTGAGGTGCAGTCATTTCTGCACGAAAATTACAGTATGCTGTTATGTAATGGTCTGGTGGCAATTCACCTGATTCCACTTGGCAATGTTTATAAGGCTGAGGAATTAATAGTGCTGCAAAGGATGTATCAGCTTAAAGGGGTTACGGTATTGCAACTCTGGCAGGATGTATGGTACAGCAGAAGTGCCCAGGTGCTGGGTAGGATTAAATCTGTTTTGGGCCTAAATAAACGTCTATATGGTCGTAAAGCTAAGGTTGTGTCGATCAATCAGCAACAGGCAGATGATTTTTTAAATGACAATCACCTTCAGGGATCTGCAAAATCAAGGTATAAGTATGCACTTGTGCTGGAAGGGGAGCTTATCGCAGTAGCCTGTTTTAGTAATGTCAGGTATATGAAAAAGATTGCACCAGGCTATCGCTCTGTGGAATTGATCCGGTTTGCTACGCGCATAGGCTTTACAGTTACGGGTGGCTTTACCAGGCTGCTAAAGCATCTGATCAAAACAATTGGGCCTGATGATGTGATGAGTTATGCAGATCGCGATTGGTCGTTGGGCAATGCCTACCAGCAGGCGGGTTTTAAACTGACGGAAGTAACCTTGCCAGCATCCATTTGGCTTCGCAGGAAGGATATGCAGCGTTTTTTTTCACATCGTTTACCAGCAGACGCTTTGCCTGGCAGAGATGCAGATCTTTTAGCTGTGCCGGCGGAGAGGGCATTTATTCCGGTCTTTAATACCGGTAATCTCAAATATTTGTTATACTTGAAATCACGACAGCATTAAATTATGGATAGGGAAATGAGCGAATATAAAAAGCCATTACTGGTTGTGTTGGGGCCTACCGCTTCAGGTAAAACCAAGTTGGCTGTCAATCTGGCAAATACTTTAAACGGGGAAATTGTGAGTGCCGATAGCAGGCAGGTGTTTGAGGGAATGGATATTGGCACAGGGAAAGATCTGGATGAATATGTTATTGCCGACAGGAAAGTTCCCTACCATTTAATCAATATCAGGCAGGCGGGTGACAGCTATAATGTAAATGAGTTTAAAGAGGATTTTTATAGCATTTTTACAAAAATAAGCGACAGAAATCTGCTTCCTGTACTTTGCGGAGGGAGCGGGATGTATATTCACAGTATTTTTCAGGATCATCAATATACCGCCATTCCGCCAAATCATACACTCAGAGCATCTTTGTCTGATTTGGAACTGACAGTATTGCGCGAGCTTTTGTCAGGTTATTCTCATAAATTCCGCGCACATGCCGATCTCTCTTCCAGAAAAAGAGTAATCAGAGCCATAGAAGTTTCGGATTATTTATCCTCAAATACACTGGAAAAAAAAGAACGCCCGGCTTTCGATTCTTGTGTGGTTGGTCTGGCTCCGGAAATTGACCAGCGTCGTAAAAAGATCATCGACCGGCTTTCGGTCAGGTTAAAGAAAGGGTTAATTGAGGAAGTGGAAGAATTGATAGCTTCGGGGGTTTCAAAAGATAAACTGATATTCTACGGTCTTGAATATAAGTTTGTTGTAGCTTATCTTTCGGGCAAATTTAATTACAATGAGCTTCAGGAGAAATTAACTATTGCGATATGTCAGTTTGCGAAGCGCCAGATGACCTTTTTCAGAAAAATGGAAAAGGATGGGGTGAAGATTAACTGGATAGATTCTCCGGATCAGGCCGAACAGTTTGCCTGGGCCATGGCCATATACAATGGCCATTTCAATAACCCTGTTTAATTTTAAGGGTAAAAACAGCAAGCTTAACTTTATTGTTACAATTTGTTAATAAGAAAAACATAGACAGCGTTGGCATGCTGTTTGTGTAAAGGGGTGTAGTAAACAGTTTTGATTTATGAGGTACTGAAATTTATCCATAATAAAATAACTGTTTGTAACACACAAGTACAATTAATAAAATAGAAATTAAAATGAAAAAAGTTACAAAAATTTTCGCGATTGCAGCAGGTCTTTTTATTTTGAGCGCAACAGCAACTCAGGCACAACAAAGAGAAAATGCTAAAGGTGTTCGTTTAGGTGTGGGTATCAGTGCCGGTGCGCCAACTGATGGTTCTCCATTTAAACTGGCTTACGGTGCAGACCTGGGCTTCCAGTTTGAGTTGTCAAGGGAACTGGCGCTTACGGCTACAGGTGGTTATACTTCATACAAAGCAAAAGACGGACAGGGAGATGATTATAACATGATCCCCGTAAAAGGTGGTGTTAAGGTATTTCCTCAAATTGGAGGTTTATATTTATCAGGTGAGGCCGGTTGTGGTTTCGGTACCAAGAAAGATGTTAAAGAAGCTTTCATTTATTCAGGTGGTATAGGTTACCAGACTGCTGGTGGTTTTGACATCGGTGCAAGATACGAAGGTGTTACTCAGCAAAAAGAGTCGATTTCTTACAGACCACAAAACGGTCAGTTTGCATTGCGTTTAGCTTACAGCTTCAAACTGTAATCAAAAAAATACCAATTTAAAAAAGCTCCTGAGCAATCGGGGGCTTTTTTTGTTCAGCGGCCAGGTAATGGCATGCTGTTTGTAATTACGATGCTATGGTGGCAAAAAATCCATCTTAACCCTAAAGTAAACATTATTAATATGAAAAGAACTATTCGATTTATGGCCATTACAGCAGCTGTTGTGGCGGTATTTTCTTTTACAAATGCAAATGCTCAATCTGCAGATTCCAAAGCGCTTCGTTTAGGTATTGGTCTTAATGCAGGTATTCCTACTACTGAAGGTGCCAGTTTTGTAATTGGTGGCGATCTACGTCTGCAAAAAGACTTCAGCTCTAATATTTCTGGCTTGCTGTCTGCCGGTTATAACCACTGGACACTTAAAGATGATGCCGGAAGCTTCGGTATGATCCCTGTAAAAGCTGGTGCGAAGATCTTTTTTGCTGAAAGCGCTTACTTTTCCGGTGAGCTTGGAGCAGGATTTTCAACGGAGAGCGGAGGTAAAACCTCGTTCTTATGGGCACCTGGGATAGGTTACGGTTTTGATAACGGCCTTGATCTGGGATTGCGTTATGAAGGAGCCGAAGTAAGTGGCGGTTCTTTGGGGCAGGTTGCCCTTCGTGTAGCCTACGGATTTAAACTTTAATCCGGTTTTTCAATAATTTTTTAAAAGCTCCTGATTTTTTCGGGAGCTTTTTTATTTATTTAAAATTAAAATGCTATTTTAACCACAAAAAACAAAACAATGAGGAAATACCTGGCAGTAATGCTAATCACAGGGATAGTTTCCTGCACAAATACAGAGAAAAAAGTAGCAGGGAATTCGGATACAACAGCAAAAGTGGAAGCTGCCGTACAAAACAACGTAGAATTGAAAGATGCTAAAGTGCAGGCCATTTATGATGGTTATATTGCATTAAAAAACACACTGGTAAATACCAATTTCGATGAAGCAAAAAAAACTGCAGCAGCACTCGGACCTGTTTTGGCCGCTTACAAAGGATGTGAAAATACCGCTTTGATTGCCGATAGAATTGCTTCTGCAAAAGATGTAGCTGCACAGCGTAAAGAGTTTACTGCTTTGAGTACTGATGTGATTGCTTTGTTTAAACATGCCGACTTGAAAAAAGGATCTATTTACGTACAGCATTGTCCAATGGCCAATAATGGGGATGGAGGCGATTGGCTGGCTGCAGAAAACAAAATCCAGAACCCATACTATGGAGATGAAATGATGGAATGCGGTCGTGTTCTGGAAGAAATTAAACCTGCTATGTAGGTTTTCTTACTTGTTTTTGACGCTCATTTAATAATAATTTAACAGCTTTGTTATAGTTAGCTAAAGGCTAATCCGAATAGATTAGTTAAGTTTGTTTTTATAAATTTAAGAATATATATGTCAGATATTGCAGAAATTAAGATTGATGGAAAGGTGTATGAATTTCCCGTTATCACTGGTACCGAAGGGGAGAAAGCTATAGATATTTCTAAACTCAGGGATTTAACGGGACACATTACTTTAGACTTTGGGTACAAGAATACGGGATCTACAAAAAGCGCGATTACTTTTTTGGACGGTGAACTTGGGATTTTGAAATACCGTGGCTATCCTATTGAAGAACTGGCTGAGAAATCAAACTTTTTAGAGGTTGCATATCTGCTGATATATGGTGAGTTGCCTACACAAGAGCAGCTGACAAATTTTCAAGCGCAAATCAGCAGGCATACACTTATCCATGAGGACATGAAGAAATTCCTGGATGGATATCCGTCCAAGTCTCACCCTATGGCCCAGCTTGCATCACTGGTTTGTTCCTTATCTACATTTTATCCGGAATCTTTAAAAGCCAATTCATCGCCTGAAACAATGGACCTGACGATGATCAAGCTGCTCGCAAAGTTCCCCACAATCGTTTCTTTCATTTATAAAAAATCCTTAGGTCACCCGCTGATCTATCCAAAAAATAAATACGACTATGTAAGCAACTTCCTGTATATGATTTTTGGTCAGCGTACAGAAGAGGTAGAAATTGATCCTGTAGTGGTAAGCGCTATGAATACTCTGCTGATTTTGCATGCTGATCACGAACAAAACTGCTCAGCATCAACAGTTAGAATGGTAGGCTCCTCCGACTGTAACCTTTATGCTTCTGTTTCAGCTGGTATTGATGCTTTATGGGGGCCGCTTCATGGTGGTGCCAATCAGGCGGTAATTGAAATGCTGGAGTTGATTAAAGAGGATGGAGGGGATACCGAAAAATGGATCAATAAAGCCAAAGATAAAAATGATCCTTTCCGTATGATGGGCTTTGGACATAGGGTATATAAAAACTTTGACCCACGTGCCAAAATCATTAAAAAAGCCTGTGATGATGTACTTGAGAAACTAGGTATCAACGATCCGGTACTGGAAATTGCCAAGAAACTGGAAGAAGCCGCATTGAGCGATCCTTATTTTGTTGAGCGTAAACTTTATCCTAACGTGGATTTCTATTCAGGGATCATATACAGGGCGCTAGGATTTCCTACGGATATGTTTACGGTATTGTTTGCCCTTGGTCGTTTACCGGGATGGATTGCGCAGTGGAAAGAAATGCATGAAAACAAAGAGCCTATCGGTCGTCCACGTCAGATTTATGTTGGATATACCGACAGGACCTTCACTAAAATTGAAGACAGATAATATCTGGTTATTTAATTCAATAAAAAGGCCGGTTAGTATTTTACTAACCGGCCTTTTTATTGATAGTAATCAATGTCCCATGGCTTTGATGGCAGTTTCCTCAGCCTTATTGTGTTTGTGCTTAAACATAACAGCAAATACAATGGTAATGATGAGTGCATAGCAGGTAAATGAGAGCCAGATGCTGTGCCAGTCCTTAATGTCCAATACACGGCTCAGGCTGCCATTTTCCAATATACTGATGCCTTTGTTTTTCAGAAAGCTTAGCAGATGCTCATTTTTAGCATCCGTTTGCGCGTAAGTTGCAAGAGATTGGACATCGCTATACGATCTGGTAAAGTACTTATCTATCATCCAGCCGGAAACCAGGCTGCCAAATACGGCACCAAAACCGTTGGTCATCATCATAAACATGCCCTGTGCAGAAGATCTTGTTTTGGGGGTAGTGGAGGTTTCTACAAATAGAGAGCCTGAAATGTTAAAGAAATCGAAGGCCATGCCATATACAATACAAGACATGACGATCATCCACAGATTGCCGGTAGGATCGCCATAGGCAAAGAACCCAAAACGCAATACCCAGGCAAACATGGCAATTACGATCACCTTTTTAATTCCGAACTGCTTCAGGAAAAAGGGAATGGCCAGGATGAAAAGGGTTTCGGAGACCTGTGATATGGACATAATGATGGTAGAATACCGGATCACAAAAGAATCGGCATATACCGGAAACAATTTGAACTCGTCCAAAAACACGTCTCCATAGGCGTTAGTAAGCTGTAGGGCACCGCCTAAAAACATAGAAAAGATAAAAAACAAAGCCATTTTATAATTGGCAAAGAGTTTAAAAGCTTCCAGTCCGAATGCCTGGGCAAATGTTTTTTTCTCAGCTATAAGGCCCCTCAGGGCGGCAATTAGGAAGCGTAAAGGCATACAAGCCCAGTGCCAGTGCAGCGATACCGGCAATGTAAAACTGGTACGCGGTAGCTTTATTGCCGGTAAGATTGGTCGTCCACATGGCCACAATAAAGCCTATTGTTCCCCAAACCCTTATCGGTGGGAAGTTTTTGATAATGTCTAGCTGGGTTAATTTCAGTGTAGTGTAGGAAATGGAGTTGCTCAGCGAAATGGTGGGCATATAAAAACACATGGCCAGCAGCATTACCCAGAAAAACGAATCCGGACTATTTACCTGAGGCAGATAAAACAAAACAGCAGCATACATTATGTGGAGGATTCCGTACAATACTTCGGCATTTACCCATTTATCTGCAATAATCCCTGTTAAAGTTGGCATGACCAGCGAGGCAAAGCCCATGGTTGCGAAGATGGCCCCGAACTGCGTTCCGTCCCATTGTTTTGTCCCAAACCAGTAATTTGCAATAGTAATGAGCCAGGCACCCCAAACAAAGAATTGCATGAAACTCATCAGGGTTAAGCGAAACTTAACGTTCATCATAAGAATGGTTTAGTTTATTTTGAATTTCTTTTGTTTAGCTCATCCCGGATACGTGCGGCTTTTTCATAGGCTTCTTCTGCAATGGCTTCCTGAAGCTTTTGATTGAGTTCTTCGATAGATAATGATTTATAGTTTGAAGAAGGTATGGAAGAGATGTCTTCAGTCCCCTGTTCTTTGGATAGACTGTCCATGTTTTCGAGGAACAGAAAGTCGTTCCCTTCTATTACAATACCTGCTGAAGAAAGGATAAATTCGTAGGTATAAATGGCAGCGTTAAACCTTACTGCCAAGGCAATGGCATCAGAAGTGCGCGCATCAATTTCTTGTGTGGTTGTGCCATCGGTACAGATCAGTTTCGCATAAAAAACACCCTCTACCAAGTTATAGATCAGGATTTCTCTGATTTCGATGTTGTAGATCTGCGCAAAGGTTTTGAACAGGTCGTGCGTCAATGGCCTGCTTGGGGTCATCTTTTCTATTTCTATGGCAATGGCCTGTGCCTCAAACGCACCAATAATAATCGGCAAACGCCTTCTGCCATTTACCTCTCCAAGCACGAGGGCGTAGGCACCCGATTGCGTCTGGCTGTAAGATAAACCAACAATGTCTAGTTTTACTTTTTTCATTTTATTGAAATGTCATTTCGAACCTGTTAAATGCATATCTGTACTTCAACAGGTTCAGTATGACAGTGATCTAACCTTTATGTGCTTTTAATGCTTCTATTAATTTTGGTACTACTTCAAATGCATCCCCAACAATTCCATAATCAGCAACTTTGAAGAAAGGAGCTTCAGGGTCTTTATTGATCACCACGATCACTTTAGATGAACTTACTCCGGCAAGATGCTGGATGGCACCTGAAATGCCGATAGCAATATAAAGGTTCGGACTGATGGCAATCCCTGTCTGGCCAACGTGCTCTGAATGCGGCCTCCAATCGGCATCAGAAACCGGCTTGGAACAGGCTGTTGCTGCACCCAGCAGCGCCGCCAGTTCTTCGATCATTCCCCAGTTTTCTGGCCCTTTCAAACCTCTTCCTGCCGAAACTACCAGTTCTGCGTCCGGTAAGGATATTTTATTGGTGGCCCTTACAATTTCTTTTACAATAGCTGCGAGATCCGTCGATTTAATTTCAGGACTAAAAGTTTCAATAGCTGCATCAGCAGCATTTTCCTTAACCCCAAAGGCATTCGGGTTAAGTGCAATTACTTTAACAGCTGAAGTTAACTCGGTAAGGGCAAATGCTTTTCCGGAGAAAGCAGTTTTCTTTACCTGGAATTTTCCTCCATCCAGTTGTGGTAGTTCAACTGCGCCATCCACCAGCCCTGCTTTAAGTTTTACTGCAATACGCGGTGCTAAACCTTTACCGGAGAAGGAATTGGATAGTACCACTACATCAGCATTTTCTTTTTTTGCGGCTTCTGCAATTACAGCAGCATAAGCTTGGTTTACAAAGTTTTTCAGCTGGTCATTCGAGACATTTAATACTTTAGCAGCACCATATTTTCCTAATTCCTTTAATTCAGCATCGGCAACATTCCCGATAGAAACAGCTGTTAAATTACTATTTTGTTTGTCTGCAATGGCTTTTGCATAAGAAACTGCTTCAAATACAGATTTCTTAAACTTACCATCTACTTGCTCTACATATACTAAAACTGACATAAGCTCTTTATTAAATGATTTTTTTAAAATTTGAAACAGAATAGATTAAATTACTTTCGCTTCCTGATGCAGCAGGTCTATCAATCTGGCAGTTTCTTCTGCCGGAACCAGTTTAACTGTACCGCGGGGAGGCGGGGTTTCAAATTGCTGTATTTTACTGAGTTGTTCTACTTCTTTGGCTTCAACCACCAGCAGCGGTTTGGTACGGGCCGACATGATCCCTCTCATATTTGGTATCTTGGGCTCTGCAGTGCCTTCTGCGCAGCTGGCAATAAATTTCCCGCTTACGGTGATGACTTCCTTACCACCTTCAATTTCGCGTTCTATGGTAGCAGTGCTACCATCATAGTCTAGTTTTTTAATGATAGAGATAGAAGGGATGTCCAGAAATTCTCCTACCATTGCTGCTACCTGTGAGCCATTGTAATCAATAGATTCACGGCCGCATAATATCATGTCAAATTCATTGCTCTTTGCATATTCAGCGATCTGGTAAGCTGTAAAATAAGCATCTCTTGGCGCTGCATTGATCCTTACGGCATCATCTGCACCTATAGCGAGTGCTTTTCTTATGGTTGGTTCAGTAGTG
This window of the Pedobacter africanus genome carries:
- a CDS encoding electron transfer flavoprotein subunit beta/FixA family protein, which translates into the protein MKILVCISNVPDTTTKITFTNDNTQFNTSGVQFIVNPYDEIALSRAIELCEGGKGTVTVINVGENTTEPTIRKALAIGADDAVRINAAPRDAYFTAYQIAEYAKSNEFDMILCGRESIDYNGSQVAAMVGEFLDIPSISIIKKLDYDGSTATIEREIEGGKEVITVSGKFIASCAEGTAEPKIPNMRGIMSARTKPLLVVEAKEVEQLSKIQQFETPPPRGTVKLVPAEETARLIDLLHQEAKVI